From Pseudomonas sp. FP2335, the proteins below share one genomic window:
- the moaE gene encoding molybdopterin synthase catalytic subunit MoaE, whose protein sequence is MAIRVQVQAFDPGAEVNAMHAANVGVGAVVSFVGYVRDFNDGLEVAGMFLEHYPGMTEKALAKIAVEAEQRWPLLKLEVLHRVGALEPGEPIVFVAAASAHRQAAFDACAFVMDYLKTRAPFWKKENTSEGPRWVEGRSSDYAAADRWKS, encoded by the coding sequence ATGGCCATTCGAGTGCAGGTCCAGGCGTTCGATCCGGGCGCCGAGGTCAACGCCATGCATGCGGCCAACGTGGGCGTAGGTGCGGTGGTGAGTTTTGTCGGCTACGTGCGCGACTTCAACGACGGCCTGGAGGTGGCGGGGATGTTCCTGGAGCACTACCCCGGCATGACCGAGAAAGCCCTGGCCAAGATTGCCGTGGAGGCCGAGCAGCGCTGGCCGTTGCTCAAGCTGGAAGTGCTGCACCGCGTCGGCGCGTTGGAGCCGGGAGAGCCGATTGTGTTCGTGGCAGCCGCGAGCGCTCATCGCCAGGCGGCGTTTGATGCCTGTGCGTTCGTGATGGATTACTTGAAGACGCGGGCGCCGTTCTGGAAGAAGGAAAATACCAGTGAGGGGCCGCGCTGGGTGGAAGGGCGCAGTAGCGACTACGCCGCCGCAGACCGCTGGAAATCTTAG
- a CDS encoding PhoH family protein — MDDHGRTPSSDQPILYVLDTNVLIHDPNALLNFEEHHVAIPMIVLEELDKLKSGHHSVAAECRQAIRLIDKTLGEASPEDVEVGVPIQRGKSGPKGLLSILMSKGREPNSLLPENLNDNKIINQLIDLHARDKDLRVVLVTKDINMRLKARACGIAAEDYSTDQLVDDVSMLSRGYHMMTGSFWDRVSKVETRQDHGRTWHQVQLIDNLPAVHINEFIVDEQGFVGWIKEIQVDKLLILDLHQEPLLHQEAWGLKPRDIYQSLALYALLDPDIHLVNLTGAAGSGKTILALAAAIEQTMVTKRYRRIIATRSVQGLDQEIGFLPGTEAEKMEPWLGAITDNLEALHMDDENTHGSVDYILSKVPLQFKSLNYIRGRSFQQSLILIDECQNLTPHQMKTIITRAGAGSKVVCLGNLAQIDTPYLSATSSGLTYLTERFKDFPNGVHIALQGVPRSILAEYAESHL; from the coding sequence ATGGATGATCACGGACGCACCCCTTCTTCCGACCAGCCAATCCTTTATGTGCTTGATACCAACGTATTGATCCACGATCCAAACGCACTGCTCAACTTTGAAGAACACCACGTCGCCATCCCGATGATCGTGCTTGAGGAACTCGACAAACTCAAAAGCGGGCACCACAGCGTTGCGGCCGAATGCCGCCAGGCCATTCGCCTGATCGACAAGACCTTGGGCGAGGCCTCTCCTGAGGACGTTGAAGTCGGCGTGCCGATCCAGCGCGGCAAGAGCGGGCCCAAGGGCTTGCTGTCGATCCTGATGAGCAAGGGCCGCGAACCCAACAGCCTACTGCCGGAAAACCTCAACGACAACAAGATCATCAACCAGTTGATCGACCTGCACGCGCGTGACAAGGACCTGCGCGTGGTGCTGGTGACCAAAGACATCAACATGCGCCTCAAGGCCCGTGCGTGTGGGATCGCGGCCGAGGACTACAGCACCGACCAACTGGTCGATGACGTATCGATGCTGTCCCGTGGTTATCACATGATGACCGGCTCGTTCTGGGACCGCGTCAGCAAGGTTGAAACCCGCCAGGACCATGGCCGCACCTGGCACCAGGTGCAACTGATCGACAACCTGCCGGCCGTGCATATCAATGAATTCATCGTCGACGAACAGGGCTTTGTGGGCTGGATCAAAGAGATCCAGGTCGACAAGCTGCTGATTCTCGACCTGCATCAGGAACCCCTGTTGCACCAGGAAGCCTGGGGCCTGAAACCGCGTGACATCTACCAGAGCCTGGCGCTGTACGCGCTGCTCGACCCGGACATCCACCTGGTCAACCTGACGGGCGCCGCCGGTTCCGGCAAAACCATTCTCGCCCTGGCCGCCGCCATCGAGCAGACCATGGTGACCAAGCGCTATCGCCGCATCATCGCCACCCGCAGCGTGCAGGGCCTGGATCAGGAAATCGGTTTCCTGCCCGGCACCGAAGCGGAAAAAATGGAGCCGTGGCTGGGGGCGATCACCGACAACCTCGAAGCCTTGCACATGGATGACGAAAACACCCATGGCAGCGTCGACTACATCCTCAGCAAAGTGCCGTTGCAGTTCAAATCCCTCAACTACATCCGGGGTCGCAGCTTCCAGCAAAGCCTGATCTTGATCGATGAATGCCAGAACCTCACGCCGCACCAGATGAAAACCATCATCACCCGTGCCGGCGCCGGTTCCAAAGTGGTGTGCCTGGGCAACCTGGCACAGATCGACACTCCTTACCTGTCCGCGACCAGCTCCGGGCTGACCTATCTGACGGAACGCTTCAAGGACTTCCCGAACGGCGTGCATATTGCGCTGCAGGGTGTTCCACGCTCGATCTTGGCTGAATACGCCGAGTCGCACCTCTAA
- the yaaA gene encoding peroxide stress protein YaaA, producing MLTVISPAKTLDFETAPATQRFTQPQYLDHSQELIEQLREMSPAQISELMHVSDKIGGLNAARFGSWNPAFTPANAKQALLAFKGDVYTGLNAETFSDADFSYAQDHLRMLSGLYGLLRPLDLMMPYRLEMGTKLANARGKDLYAFWGTRISEWLNEALAEQGDDVLLNLASNEYFSAVKRTALNARIINTEFKDFKNGQYKIISFYAKKARGMMSRFVIEERINDPARLKEFDVQGYRFNAEQSKPDKLVFLRDHAPE from the coding sequence ATGCTGACGGTGATTTCACCCGCCAAGACCCTCGATTTCGAGACCGCGCCCGCCACCCAGCGCTTTACCCAGCCGCAGTACCTGGATCACTCCCAGGAACTGATCGAGCAACTGCGCGAAATGAGCCCGGCACAGATCAGCGAACTGATGCATGTGTCCGACAAGATCGGCGGCCTCAACGCGGCGCGCTTCGGCAGCTGGAACCCCGCCTTCACCCCCGCCAACGCCAAGCAGGCGCTATTGGCCTTCAAGGGTGACGTGTACACCGGCCTCAACGCCGAGACCTTCAGCGATGCCGACTTCAGCTACGCCCAGGACCACTTGCGCATGCTCTCGGGCCTCTACGGCCTGCTGCGACCCCTGGACCTGATGATGCCGTACCGCCTGGAGATGGGCACCAAACTGGCCAACGCCCGTGGCAAGGATCTCTACGCCTTCTGGGGCACGCGCATCAGCGAATGGCTGAACGAAGCCCTGGCCGAGCAAGGTGACGACGTGCTGCTGAACCTCGCGTCCAACGAGTACTTCTCGGCGGTCAAGCGCACGGCCCTGAATGCGCGGATCATCAACACCGAGTTCAAGGACTTCAAGAACGGCCAGTACAAGATCATCAGCTTCTACGCCAAGAAGGCCCGGGGCATGATGAGCCGCTTTGTGATTGAAGAGCGCATCAACGACCCGGCCAGGCTCAAGGAGTTTGATGTGCAGGGTTATCGCTTCAATGCCGAGCAGTCCAAGCCGGACAAGCTGGTGTTCCTGCGCGATCACGCACCGGAATAA
- a CDS encoding MoaD/ThiS family protein: MSINVLFFARYSEVIGLDSLEMEGEFATVDAVRLALAADPGFDVLNETSLMCARNEELCGLDEPLKAGDEVAFFPPVTGG, encoded by the coding sequence ATGAGCATCAACGTATTGTTTTTTGCGCGTTACAGCGAAGTGATTGGCTTGGACTCGCTGGAAATGGAAGGCGAGTTCGCCACTGTCGACGCGGTGCGTTTGGCGTTGGCCGCCGATCCAGGTTTTGACGTGCTCAACGAAACCAGCCTGATGTGTGCGCGCAACGAGGAGCTGTGTGGCCTCGACGAGCCGTTGAAGGCTGGCGATGAGGTTGCGTTCTTTCCGCCGGTGACCGGAGGCTGA
- the moaC gene encoding cyclic pyranopterin monophosphate synthase MoaC has protein sequence MLTHLDSQGRAHMVDVTDKSVTFREAVAEARVRMLPETLQMIVDGAHPKGDVFAVARIAGIQAAKKTSDLIPLCHPLMLTGVKVELSADGADSVHILARCKLSGQTGVEMEALTAASVAALTIYDMCKAVDRGMTIESIRLLEKLGGKSGHFKADQA, from the coding sequence GTGCTGACTCATCTCGATTCCCAAGGTCGCGCCCACATGGTCGACGTTACCGACAAGTCCGTGACGTTCCGTGAAGCGGTGGCCGAAGCCCGGGTGCGCATGCTGCCCGAGACCCTGCAAATGATTGTCGACGGCGCCCATCCCAAGGGCGACGTGTTTGCCGTGGCCCGCATCGCCGGGATCCAGGCGGCGAAAAAAACCAGTGATCTGATCCCGTTGTGCCACCCGCTTATGTTGACGGGCGTCAAGGTCGAACTGAGCGCCGACGGCGCAGACTCGGTGCACATCCTGGCGCGCTGCAAACTCTCCGGCCAGACCGGCGTGGAGATGGAAGCCCTCACCGCCGCCAGCGTCGCGGCCCTGACCATCTACGACATGTGCAAGGCCGTGGACCGGGGCATGACCATCGAAAGCATTCGCCTGCTGGAAAAGCTGGGCGGCAAGAGCGGGCATTTCAAGGCGGACCAGGCATGA
- a CDS encoding polysaccharide deacetylase family protein, whose product MRIALLLSACLLCLNAQAAPVDVASLDRGTWPEKLSSPALFDVASRAEILMFAHGLLASEALDEAALKQRLGLKIINLAAIDDLRRQLWQRLLENYLVAQKSCEEDASFCYLVENMDDLREQAGKLEVSENSFYIGWANPSHVFHERYLDELLRKAALFPQISSEVARFGDHERNGDEFNDRLFLLTFDGGPAPVSGNTDWLTDYLRKQKLNATFFVLGSSLQTRVERSSASDVQTLYQGQCVGTQGWQYRSHSHWVDWQSSITRSASLAQNLMPENYVPLFRPPYGQRRADSQGFFQSQGLQVALWDIDSQDEPGKLKAEESAQRVLTLMLLWRKGVIVFHDTQDKARVALPQLMQATAQSGLGWQDCREAFR is encoded by the coding sequence GTGCGAATAGCGCTTTTATTGTCGGCCTGCCTGCTCTGCCTGAACGCCCAGGCCGCGCCGGTGGATGTGGCCAGCCTGGACCGTGGCACCTGGCCCGAAAAGCTCAGCAGCCCGGCGCTGTTCGATGTGGCCTCGCGTGCGGAAATCCTCATGTTTGCCCATGGCCTGTTGGCCAGCGAAGCCCTGGACGAGGCGGCGCTCAAACAGCGCCTGGGCTTGAAGATCATCAACCTGGCCGCCATCGACGACTTGCGTCGCCAGCTCTGGCAGCGCCTGTTGGAGAACTACCTGGTCGCCCAGAAAAGCTGCGAAGAGGACGCCTCGTTTTGCTACTTGGTAGAGAACATGGACGATCTGCGCGAGCAGGCGGGCAAGCTCGAGGTCAGTGAAAACTCCTTCTATATAGGCTGGGCGAACCCCAGCCACGTTTTCCACGAACGCTACCTGGACGAGCTGCTGCGCAAGGCTGCGCTGTTCCCGCAGATCAGCAGTGAAGTCGCGCGGTTTGGCGATCACGAGCGCAATGGCGATGAATTCAACGACCGCCTGTTTCTGCTGACCTTCGACGGCGGCCCCGCGCCCGTCAGCGGCAATACCGACTGGCTTACCGACTACCTGCGCAAGCAGAAGCTGAACGCCACCTTCTTCGTCCTTGGCAGCAGCCTGCAAACCCGCGTGGAGCGCAGTTCTGCCAGTGATGTGCAGACGTTGTACCAGGGCCAGTGCGTGGGCACCCAGGGCTGGCAGTACCGCTCCCACAGCCACTGGGTCGACTGGCAAAGCTCGATCACCCGCAGCGCGTCGCTGGCGCAGAACCTGATGCCGGAAAACTATGTGCCGCTGTTCCGTCCGCCGTACGGCCAGCGCCGCGCCGACAGCCAGGGGTTTTTCCAGTCCCAGGGTTTGCAGGTGGCGTTGTGGGACATCGATTCCCAGGACGAACCGGGCAAGCTCAAGGCCGAAGAGTCGGCGCAGCGGGTGCTGACGTTGATGTTGCTATGGCGCAAAGGGGTGATTGTGTTTCACGACACCCAGGACAAGGCGCGGGTCGCATTGCCGCAGTTGATGCAGGCGACGGCACAGAGTGGCTTGGGTTGGCAGGACTGCCGCGAGGCGTTTCGCTGA